In Collimonas arenae, a single genomic region encodes these proteins:
- the bamA gene encoding outer membrane protein assembly factor BamA, whose translation MKLHSEHFPLSILPRRLIAAAAFALCSGQVMAVQPFVVKDIRIEGIQRTEAGTVFSYLPVRVGETFTDEKGTDAIKALYATGFFKDVRIEAEGNVLVVMVEERPSIAGVDFSGIKEFDKDQLTKALKEIGVGESRIFDKAQVDRAEQELKKQYLSRGLYGMKVTTTVTPIERNRVNVTFAVDEGEVSRIKEIRFVGNKAFSDGDLRDQIKLRSPGWFTWYTKADQYAKEKLQADIETLRSYYLNRGYIEMQVESTQVSITPDKKDIYITVNINEGEKYKVSDIKMEGEMFGREDELKALLELKKGDVFNGEKLNNSTKKMSERLGNFGYAFANVNANPELNRETKEVAFTILVDPGKRVYVRHINVAGNTKTRDEVVRREFRQFEDSWYDGSKIKLSRDRVDRLGYFKDVAIETPEVPNTSDQVDINMSVTEKPTGNIQVGAGFSQTDKLSLSGSIQQQNAFGSGNTIGLDINTSSYSRVIALSQTNPYFTDDGISRTYDLYYRTVRPSPYTTGDYKVRTIGSDIKFGVPFSELDTVFFGVGVENTNVQADASSPLLYQQYVSDFGNGVLVPSGQTLPNGASYNILQNPATATTNSFPLTAAWQRDSRDSALVPTKGRYQRASLEVSAVGTLRYYRASYQHQYFQPFWGNAATLALNGEIDYGRGIGGKPYPVFKNYYAGGIGTVRGFEGSTLGVGTNVDQYGDSMGGASRLFGNMELQFPFPGSGSDRTLRWFTFLDGGQVYADKAPMQLSELRYSTGLGLSWVSPIGPLKISYGHPLNAKPTDKTQSFQFQLGTGF comes from the coding sequence ATGAAATTACATTCCGAGCATTTCCCTTTGTCGATTCTTCCCCGTCGTTTGATTGCTGCCGCCGCCTTTGCCCTGTGTTCGGGCCAAGTGATGGCGGTGCAGCCGTTTGTGGTCAAGGATATTCGCATAGAAGGTATTCAACGCACCGAGGCAGGCACTGTGTTCAGCTACCTGCCAGTGCGCGTCGGCGAAACCTTCACCGATGAAAAAGGTACCGACGCGATCAAGGCTTTGTACGCCACCGGCTTTTTCAAGGATGTCCGGATCGAAGCTGAAGGCAATGTGCTGGTGGTGATGGTGGAAGAGCGGCCGTCGATTGCCGGCGTCGACTTTTCCGGTATCAAGGAATTCGATAAAGACCAGCTGACCAAGGCGCTGAAAGAAATCGGCGTTGGCGAATCGCGTATTTTCGACAAGGCCCAGGTTGACCGCGCTGAGCAGGAACTGAAGAAACAGTACCTGTCGCGTGGACTGTATGGCATGAAAGTGACGACCACTGTCACGCCTATCGAACGCAATCGCGTCAATGTCACGTTTGCAGTGGATGAGGGTGAAGTCTCGCGGATCAAGGAAATCCGCTTTGTCGGCAATAAGGCATTTTCCGACGGCGATCTGCGCGACCAGATCAAGCTGCGTTCGCCAGGCTGGTTCACCTGGTACACCAAGGCCGACCAGTATGCAAAAGAAAAACTGCAGGCCGATATCGAAACCCTGCGCTCGTATTATCTGAATCGCGGTTATATCGAGATGCAGGTCGAATCGACCCAGGTCTCGATCACACCCGATAAGAAAGATATCTACATCACCGTCAATATCAACGAAGGTGAGAAGTACAAGGTTTCCGACATCAAGATGGAAGGCGAGATGTTTGGCCGTGAAGATGAACTCAAGGCATTGCTGGAGTTGAAAAAAGGCGATGTGTTCAACGGCGAAAAACTCAATAACAGCACCAAGAAGATGTCCGAGCGCCTGGGCAATTTCGGCTATGCGTTCGCCAACGTCAACGCCAATCCGGAACTGAACCGCGAAACCAAGGAAGTGGCATTTACCATCTTGGTTGATCCAGGCAAGCGCGTCTATGTACGCCACATCAACGTCGCCGGCAATACGAAGACTCGCGATGAAGTGGTGCGCCGTGAATTCCGTCAGTTTGAAGATTCCTGGTACGACGGTTCGAAAATCAAGTTGTCGCGTGATCGCGTTGATCGCCTTGGCTATTTCAAGGATGTCGCCATTGAAACGCCGGAAGTGCCAAACACCTCCGACCAGGTCGACATTAACATGTCGGTCACTGAAAAGCCTACCGGTAATATCCAGGTCGGCGCCGGTTTCTCGCAGACAGATAAACTGAGCCTGTCCGGTTCGATCCAGCAGCAGAATGCTTTCGGTAGCGGCAACACCATTGGTCTCGATATCAATACCAGCAGCTACTCGCGGGTGATCGCGCTGTCCCAGACCAATCCTTACTTTACCGACGACGGTATCAGTCGTACCTATGACCTGTACTATCGTACTGTGCGTCCGTCACCGTACACGACTGGTGACTACAAGGTGCGAACCATCGGTAGCGACATCAAGTTCGGCGTACCGTTTTCTGAGCTGGATACGGTATTTTTCGGCGTAGGCGTGGAGAACACCAACGTTCAGGCCGACGCGTCTAGCCCATTGCTGTATCAGCAGTATGTCAGCGATTTCGGTAACGGCGTCCTGGTGCCAAGCGGCCAGACCCTGCCTAACGGCGCCAGCTATAACATTTTGCAAAATCCGGCGACGGCAACTACCAACAGTTTCCCGCTAACCGCAGCCTGGCAGCGCGATAGCCGCGACAGCGCACTGGTGCCTACCAAGGGACGTTACCAGCGTGCCAGCCTTGAAGTATCTGCCGTTGGTACCTTGCGCTACTATCGCGCAAGCTATCAGCACCAGTACTTCCAGCCATTCTGGGGCAATGCGGCAACGCTGGCCTTGAACGGTGAAATCGACTATGGCCGCGGTATCGGCGGCAAGCCGTATCCTGTGTTCAAAAACTACTACGCGGGTGGCATCGGCACCGTGCGCGGCTTTGAGGGTTCGACCCTGGGCGTTGGCACCAACGTCGACCAGTACGGCGACTCGATGGGTGGCGCCTCGCGCTTGTTTGGCAACATGGAATTGCAATTCCCGTTCCCAGGCTCCGGCAGTGACCGCACCTTGCGCTGGTTTACCTTCCTGGACGGTGGCCAGGTTTATGCAGACAAGGCGCCGATGCAGTTGAGCGAGTTGCGTTACTCTACCGGTCTGGGTTTGAGCTGGGTGTCGCCTATCGGTCCTTTGAAGATCAGTTACGGCCATCCTTTGAACGCCAAGCCGACCGACAAGACCCAGTCATTCCAGTTCCAGTTGGGTACAGGCTTCTAA
- the rseP gene encoding RIP metalloprotease RseP gives MAFLQTILAFVVALGSLVIIHELGHYWVARLCGVKVLRFSVGMGKIVYSRRFGPDQTEWAVSILPLGGYVKMLDAREQDVSAISPQDMKREFTSQSVWKRMAIVAAGPLANFLLAILLFAGLYSYGEMEPTPRVRAVAEQTAAYQAGLRGDELITAVNGEPVQTWNELRWKVIQAVVDKAPVKLDVRRSTTGTASGNLLDTVTLPIDSLAAKDLEGDYLGKLGIKLALGKAVLGRVLPDGPAMKAGLHDGDLITSINGEPVADGTALIAKVSASPGKLLSLAGLRNGNNFTVDVTPEAQSSKSGTIGVIKVELPMMPEMVLSSSPPLQALVKGAKRTWDSSILTLKMLGKMIVGELSWKNITGPITIADYAGKTASIGAFSYLSFIAFISISLGVMNLLPIPVLDGGLLLYYSLEVLTGRPIPERVGAIAQRAGIGILMTLMMVAMFNDIVRLLF, from the coding sequence ATGGCCTTCCTGCAAACTATCCTCGCATTTGTTGTCGCACTCGGCTCCCTGGTCATCATCCACGAGCTTGGCCACTATTGGGTCGCGCGTTTGTGCGGCGTCAAGGTGCTGCGGTTTTCGGTCGGCATGGGCAAGATTGTCTACTCACGCCGTTTCGGCCCCGACCAGACCGAATGGGCTGTTTCCATCTTGCCATTGGGCGGCTACGTAAAGATGCTGGATGCCCGGGAGCAAGACGTATCGGCCATATCGCCGCAAGACATGAAGCGGGAATTTACCAGCCAGTCAGTGTGGAAACGGATGGCGATTGTTGCTGCCGGTCCTTTGGCGAATTTCCTTCTTGCTATTTTGTTATTTGCAGGTCTCTACAGCTATGGCGAGATGGAGCCGACGCCGCGAGTCCGCGCGGTGGCTGAGCAGACTGCAGCCTATCAGGCCGGTTTGCGCGGCGATGAATTGATTACCGCTGTGAACGGCGAGCCGGTCCAGACCTGGAATGAATTGCGTTGGAAAGTGATACAGGCCGTAGTCGACAAAGCGCCGGTCAAGCTCGACGTGCGGCGTTCTACGACCGGCACGGCAAGCGGCAATTTGCTGGATACCGTTACTTTGCCGATCGATAGCCTGGCTGCCAAGGACTTGGAAGGTGATTATCTCGGCAAGCTGGGCATTAAGCTGGCGCTGGGCAAAGCCGTTCTCGGGCGGGTCCTGCCCGACGGGCCGGCTATGAAGGCTGGTCTGCATGATGGCGACCTGATCACCAGCATCAATGGCGAGCCGGTGGCCGACGGGACGGCCTTGATCGCCAAGGTAAGCGCTTCGCCGGGCAAATTATTAAGTCTTGCTGGATTGCGAAATGGCAATAATTTTACTGTGGATGTCACGCCGGAAGCGCAGTCGTCAAAAAGCGGAACGATTGGCGTGATTAAAGTCGAATTGCCGATGATGCCGGAAATGGTGTTATCCAGCAGCCCGCCGCTGCAAGCGCTTGTCAAAGGTGCAAAACGGACTTGGGACAGTAGCATTCTGACCCTGAAAATGCTGGGTAAAATGATTGTCGGCGAGCTTTCCTGGAAGAATATCACCGGTCCGATCACCATTGCAGACTACGCTGGCAAGACCGCAAGTATCGGCGCTTTCAGCTATTTGAGCTTTATTGCCTTTATCAGCATCAGTCTGGGCGTCATGAATTTGCTCCCCATTCCGGTTCTAGATGGTGGTCTTTTGCTGTATTATTCGCTGGAAGTTTTGACCGGACGCCCCATTCCTGAACGGGTTGGTGCAATTGCACAACGCGCTGGCATCGGTATTTTGATGACGTTGATGATGGTCGCTATGTTTAACGACATCGTTCGGCTCCTATTTTAA
- the ispC gene encoding 1-deoxy-D-xylulose-5-phosphate reductoisomerase — translation MQNITILGSTGSIGVSTLDVLARHPERYSVYALTAHSRVEQLAEQCLKFMPKVAVVGSAAAAQQLSRLLHAEAPHIEVLYGAAALCQVASADACDAVMAAIVGAAGLESTLAAAKAGKKVLLANKEALVMSGQLFIDAIKHSGAVLLPIDSEHNAIFQCLPHNYQRQPSALGVEKILLTASGGPFLTRAVDTLDTVTPAEAVAHPKWVMGRKISVDSATMMNKGLEVIEAHWLFGASASQIEVLIHPQSVIHSMVSYVDGSVLAQLGNPDMRTPIAHALAYPERIASGVGPLDLAMIGQLQFGKPDLQRFPCLKLAYDALEAGGSAATILNAANEVAVQAFLDEKIGFRMIDQLIARTMDSLPLCAVTDIEMLLEQDRLARETVESLIS, via the coding sequence ATGCAAAATATTACTATTCTCGGCTCCACCGGTTCGATCGGTGTGTCGACGCTGGATGTACTGGCGCGCCATCCCGAACGCTATTCGGTGTATGCCTTGACCGCCCACAGCCGCGTGGAGCAGTTGGCGGAACAATGTCTGAAATTCATGCCTAAGGTCGCTGTGGTCGGCAGCGCGGCAGCGGCACAGCAGCTGAGTCGCTTATTGCATGCAGAGGCCCCGCATATCGAGGTGCTGTATGGTGCTGCTGCCTTGTGTCAGGTCGCTAGCGCTGACGCGTGCGATGCGGTGATGGCGGCAATCGTTGGCGCTGCGGGCCTCGAATCGACATTGGCTGCAGCCAAGGCCGGCAAAAAGGTACTGTTGGCGAACAAGGAAGCGTTGGTCATGTCAGGCCAGTTGTTCATTGACGCCATTAAGCACAGCGGCGCTGTCTTGCTGCCAATTGATAGCGAGCATAATGCGATTTTCCAGTGTCTGCCGCATAATTATCAGCGCCAGCCGTCCGCGCTTGGGGTGGAAAAAATCCTGTTGACTGCGTCCGGTGGCCCGTTCCTGACCCGGGCGGTGGATACCTTGGACACAGTAACGCCGGCAGAAGCGGTCGCCCATCCGAAATGGGTCATGGGCCGCAAGATTTCGGTCGATTCCGCCACCATGATGAACAAGGGGCTGGAAGTGATTGAGGCGCACTGGCTGTTCGGCGCCTCGGCCAGCCAGATCGAAGTGCTGATCCATCCGCAAAGCGTGATTCATTCGATGGTTTCTTATGTCGATGGCTCGGTGCTGGCGCAATTGGGCAATCCCGATATGCGGACCCCGATCGCTCACGCGTTGGCCTATCCGGAGCGGATCGCGTCCGGCGTCGGCCCGCTCGATCTGGCCATGATCGGGCAATTGCAGTTCGGCAAGCCTGACCTGCAACGTTTTCCATGCCTTAAACTCGCGTATGATGCATTAGAGGCGGGTGGTTCGGCCGCAACTATATTGAACGCCGCGAACGAAGTCGCGGTCCAAGCTTTCCTGGACGAGAAAATTGGATTTCGCATGATTGATCAGTTGATAGCGCGCACCATGGACAGCCTGCCGCTGTGCGCCGTGACGGATATTGAAATGCTGCTGGAGCAAGACCGGCTGGCGCGCGAGACCGTCGAATCTCTGATTTCCTGA
- a CDS encoding phosphatidate cytidylyltransferase, whose protein sequence is MLRTRVITALLLLAVLLPILYFNYFPAFAVVSGLFFAAAIWESARIFGGSAKVALGWGLAALVLFATVMYFDGGPNIRLLFTLCVAIWCFRFVPSLALGLPSLPSLGNRLIAATYAIAIFGCFLAIVVLFHYSPLYLLSVLVIVWAADIGAYFSGKAFGRHKLAPSISPGKSWEGAIGGWILVLLMTAGFSLTPALANTFPMRLLATWGWAGLLAVMTVIVAASVAGDLFESMLKRRAGIKDSSNLLPGHGGVLDRVDALIPVLPLAALLSFWF, encoded by the coding sequence ATGTTAAGAACTCGTGTTATCACGGCCTTATTGTTGTTGGCAGTTTTGCTGCCAATTTTGTATTTCAATTATTTTCCAGCGTTCGCCGTAGTCTCGGGGCTGTTTTTCGCCGCCGCGATCTGGGAGAGCGCCAGGATATTCGGTGGCTCCGCTAAGGTTGCCTTGGGTTGGGGGCTGGCGGCGCTGGTGTTGTTTGCGACAGTGATGTATTTTGATGGCGGCCCGAATATACGGCTGCTGTTCACACTGTGCGTGGCGATCTGGTGCTTCCGTTTTGTGCCGTCCCTGGCGCTTGGGCTGCCGTCCTTGCCTAGCCTTGGCAACCGCTTGATTGCAGCGACCTACGCTATCGCCATTTTCGGCTGTTTCCTGGCGATTGTTGTATTGTTTCATTATTCGCCTTTGTATCTGTTGTCGGTACTGGTGATCGTCTGGGCCGCCGATATCGGGGCTTATTTTTCTGGCAAGGCCTTTGGCCGCCACAAGCTTGCGCCGTCCATATCTCCCGGAAAATCCTGGGAAGGCGCGATCGGCGGCTGGATCCTCGTGCTGCTGATGACAGCCGGTTTTAGCCTGACGCCAGCGTTGGCGAATACCTTTCCAATGCGCCTGCTTGCAACCTGGGGCTGGGCCGGATTGCTGGCAGTCATGACGGTCATTGTGGCCGCCAGCGTCGCCGGTGATTTGTTCGAATCGATGCTCAAGCGCCGTGCCGGCATCAAGGACAGCAGCAATCTGCTGCCTGGTCATGGCGGTGTGCTGGATCGCGTCGATGCGCTGATCCCAGTGCTGCCGTTGGCTGCTCTATTGAGTTTCTGGTTTTAG
- the uppS gene encoding polyprenyl diphosphate synthase, producing MAHSSSTQSLPASPTVPRHVAIIMDGNGRWATSRFLPRVAGHGKGVEAVRAAVEACATRGVEYLTLFAFSSENWRRPADEVSLLMRLFMVALEREVGKMHANGIRLKVVGDLSRFDDKLQQMIDNAERKTAGNTAMTVTICANYGGRWDVMQAVQKMLAARAASGTSATTGQEAGEFSEGELAQYLAMAYAPEPDLFIRTGGEQRISNFLLWQLAYSELYFTDTYWPDFGADELDKAIASYQQRERRFGRTSAQLLEQAS from the coding sequence ATGGCCCATTCAAGTTCCACGCAATCGCTGCCAGCCAGCCCAACCGTACCGCGGCACGTCGCCATTATCATGGACGGCAATGGCCGCTGGGCTACCAGCCGCTTTTTACCGCGCGTTGCCGGTCACGGCAAAGGCGTTGAAGCAGTGCGGGCGGCAGTTGAAGCCTGTGCCACGCGTGGCGTCGAATACCTGACGCTGTTCGCCTTCAGTTCAGAGAACTGGCGCAGGCCTGCCGACGAAGTCTCATTGCTGATGCGTTTGTTCATGGTGGCGCTGGAGCGCGAAGTCGGCAAGATGCACGCCAATGGCATCCGCCTGAAGGTAGTTGGCGATCTGAGCCGCTTTGACGACAAATTGCAGCAGATGATTGATAACGCCGAGCGTAAAACCGCTGGCAACACGGCCATGACGGTCACAATCTGCGCCAACTATGGCGGTCGCTGGGACGTAATGCAGGCAGTGCAAAAGATGCTGGCAGCGCGCGCCGCAAGCGGTACTTCTGCAACCACAGGACAAGAAGCGGGCGAGTTTTCCGAAGGCGAACTGGCGCAGTACTTGGCGATGGCCTATGCGCCGGAGCCTGACCTGTTCATCCGCACTGGCGGCGAGCAGCGCATTTCCAATTTCCTGCTTTGGCAACTGGCCTACAGCGAACTTTACTTCACAGATACCTACTGGCCTGATTTCGGCGCAGATGAGCTGGATAAGGCGATTGCTTCTTATCAGCAGCGGGAGCGGCGTTTCGGACGCACCAGCGCGCAACTGCTTGAACAGGCTTCCTGA
- the frr gene encoding ribosome recycling factor: MSIADVKKNTDERMKKSIETLRADLAKVRTGRAHTGILDHIMVDYYGSPANLSQVANVTLIDARTIGVQPFEKKMIAVVEKAIRESDLGLNPSTQGELVRVPTPALTEERRKEMVKLVKGEAEDAKIAIRNIRRDANESFKKLVKDKECSEDDERRAQDDIQKLTDKFVAEIDKQVVDKEKEILTV, encoded by the coding sequence ATGAGTATTGCTGACGTGAAGAAGAACACTGATGAAAGAATGAAAAAGTCGATCGAGACTTTACGCGCCGATCTAGCCAAGGTACGCACCGGCCGTGCTCATACCGGCATTCTCGACCATATCATGGTCGATTATTATGGCAGCCCTGCCAATTTGAGCCAGGTTGCCAACGTGACTTTGATCGATGCGCGTACCATCGGTGTACAGCCGTTCGAAAAGAAAATGATTGCAGTGGTTGAAAAGGCGATCCGCGAATCCGATCTGGGCCTGAATCCATCGACCCAGGGCGAACTGGTCCGGGTGCCGACGCCGGCACTGACGGAAGAGCGCCGCAAGGAAATGGTCAAGCTGGTCAAGGGTGAAGCTGAGGATGCTAAAATTGCAATCCGCAACATCCGCCGCGATGCCAATGAGAGCTTCAAGAAGCTGGTCAAGGACAAGGAATGTTCGGAAGACGACGAGCGCCGTGCGCAGGATGACATCCAGAAGCTGACTGACAAATTCGTTGCAGAAATTGACAAGCAAGTGGTCGACAAAGAAAAAGAGATCCTGACAGTTTAA
- the pyrH gene encoding UMP kinase has translation MTKPAYKRVLLKLSGEALMGDDAYGINRATIERMVADVAEVAKLGVELAIVIGGGNIFRGVAPGAQGMDRATADYMGMLATVMNSLALADAMRQIGLTARVMSAISIEQVVEPYVRPKALQYLEEDKVVIFAAGTGNPFFTTDTAAALRGSEIGAEIVLKATKVDGVYSADPNKDPTATRYSHITFDEAITKHLQVMDATAFALCRDQKLPIKVFSIIKPGALKRVILGEDEGTLVHV, from the coding sequence ATGACAAAACCAGCTTACAAGCGTGTTCTCCTGAAACTCTCCGGTGAAGCCCTGATGGGCGATGACGCCTATGGCATCAATCGGGCAACTATCGAACGCATGGTGGCAGACGTCGCCGAAGTGGCCAAATTAGGCGTAGAACTAGCGATTGTCATCGGCGGCGGCAACATTTTCCGCGGTGTGGCGCCAGGCGCGCAGGGCATGGACCGCGCTACTGCGGATTACATGGGAATGCTGGCGACGGTGATGAACTCCCTGGCGCTGGCAGATGCCATGCGTCAGATCGGCCTCACTGCACGCGTGATGTCGGCCATCAGCATCGAACAGGTAGTAGAACCATATGTGCGTCCTAAGGCGTTGCAATACCTGGAAGAAGACAAGGTTGTCATTTTTGCAGCAGGTACCGGCAATCCGTTTTTCACCACCGATACTGCAGCGGCATTGCGCGGTTCGGAGATTGGCGCGGAAATCGTCTTGAAGGCGACCAAGGTCGATGGCGTCTACAGCGCAGATCCAAACAAGGATCCAACTGCAACCCGTTATTCGCATATCACGTTTGACGAAGCCATCACCAAGCACCTGCAAGTCATGGATGCCACTGCATTTGCGCTGTGCCGTGACCAGAAGTTGCCAATCAAGGTGTTTTCGATCATCAAGCCGGGTGCGCTCAAGCGCGTCATCCTGGGTGAAGATGAAGGTACCTTGGTTCACGTATAA
- the tsf gene encoding translation elongation factor Ts has product MAAITAAMVGELRAKTDAPMMECKKALTEASGDMDKAEEILRVKLGGKASKAASRVTAEGVVAAYIAGGVGALVEVNCETDFVTKNDAFLALANDCAKLVAEKNPADVAALSALPLGDSTVDATRAALIGLIGENMSIRRFTRFDTTAKLVSYLHGTRIGVMVEFDGADDQVGKDVAMHIAAMKPVSLSADQVPAELIEKERSVATLKAAESGKPADIAAKMIDGSVQKFLKEVSLLNQTFVKNDKQTVEQMLKATNSSVKSFTMFVVGEGIEKKQDDFAAEVAAMTAAAKQA; this is encoded by the coding sequence ATGGCGGCAATTACAGCAGCAATGGTAGGCGAACTGCGCGCAAAGACTGATGCGCCAATGATGGAATGCAAGAAGGCGTTGACCGAAGCCAGCGGCGACATGGACAAAGCGGAAGAAATCCTGCGCGTCAAACTGGGCGGCAAGGCTTCCAAGGCTGCTTCCCGCGTGACAGCTGAAGGCGTTGTTGCAGCATACATCGCCGGCGGCGTTGGCGCCCTGGTGGAAGTCAACTGCGAAACCGACTTCGTCACCAAGAACGACGCTTTCCTGGCCTTGGCTAATGATTGCGCCAAACTGGTTGCGGAAAAGAATCCGGCTGATGTTGCTGCCTTGTCGGCTCTGCCGCTGGGCGACAGCACTGTTGATGCAACCCGCGCTGCGTTGATCGGTCTGATCGGCGAAAACATGTCGATCCGTCGTTTCACCCGTTTTGATACTACTGCCAAGCTGGTTTCCTACCTGCACGGCACACGTATTGGCGTGATGGTTGAATTTGACGGCGCTGACGACCAAGTCGGTAAAGACGTGGCGATGCACATCGCTGCGATGAAGCCGGTTTCCCTGTCTGCGGATCAGGTGCCAGCAGAACTGATCGAAAAAGAGCGTTCGGTAGCGACGTTGAAGGCGGCCGAATCCGGCAAGCCTGCCGATATCGCTGCCAAGATGATCGACGGTTCCGTGCAGAAATTCCTGAAGGAAGTTTCCTTGCTGAACCAGACTTTCGTCAAGAACGACAAGCAAACTGTTGAACAAATGCTGAAGGCAACCAATTCCAGCGTCAAATCGTTCACCATGTTTGTGGTTGGTGAAGGCATCGAGAAGAAGCAGGATGACTTCGCTGCAGAAGTTGCAGCGATGACTGCTGCGGCCAAGCAGGCGTAA
- the rpsB gene encoding 30S ribosomal protein S2, producing MSVTMREMLEAGVHFGHQTRFWNPKMAPFIFGHRNKIHIVNLEKTLGMYQEAMKYIRQLSSNRGNILFVGTKRQAREIVAAEAARSGSPFVDQRWLGGMLTNFKTIKTSIKRLKEMEASIEDGSVEKLSKKEGLMFQRELIKLQKAIGGIKDMGGIPDAIFVIDVGYHKGAITEAAKLGIPVIGVVDTNHSPDGVTYVIPGNDDSSKAIALYARGVADAILEGRANAVNDVVEAIKGAAGDEFVEVNDQA from the coding sequence ATGTCCGTAACAATGCGTGAAATGCTGGAAGCCGGTGTCCATTTCGGTCACCAAACCCGTTTCTGGAACCCAAAGATGGCGCCGTTCATCTTCGGTCACCGCAACAAGATTCACATCGTCAACCTGGAAAAAACCCTGGGCATGTACCAGGAGGCGATGAAGTACATCCGCCAATTGTCGTCCAATCGTGGCAACATCCTGTTTGTCGGCACCAAGCGTCAAGCGCGCGAAATCGTGGCTGCTGAAGCTGCACGTTCGGGTTCGCCTTTCGTTGACCAACGCTGGTTGGGCGGCATGCTGACCAACTTCAAGACCATCAAGACTTCTATCAAGCGCCTGAAGGAAATGGAAGCTTCGATCGAAGACGGTTCGGTTGAAAAGCTGAGCAAAAAAGAAGGCCTGATGTTCCAGCGTGAACTGATCAAGCTGCAAAAAGCCATCGGCGGCATCAAGGACATGGGCGGCATTCCTGACGCAATTTTCGTGATCGACGTTGGTTACCACAAAGGCGCGATCACTGAAGCGGCCAAGCTGGGCATCCCGGTTATCGGCGTGGTTGATACCAACCACTCGCCAGACGGCGTGACATACGTCATTCCAGGTAACGATGACTCATCCAAGGCAATCGCTTTGTACGCTCGTGGCGTTGCTGATGCAATCCTCGAAGGCCGCGCCAATGCAGTAAACGACGTAGTTGAAGCCATCAAGGGCGCAGCTGGCGACGAATTCGTTGAAGTTAACGACCAAGCTTAA
- the map gene encoding type I methionyl aminopeptidase, producing MTSISIKTAEDIAGMRIAGKLASEVLDYITPFVKAGVTTGELDRLCHEFMTNVQDSIPAPLNYCPPGYTPYPKAICTSVNDVICHGIPGDKVLKTGDVVNLDITIIKNGYHGDTSRMFYVGEPSIMAKRLGDITYECMWLGIAKIKPGAHLGDIGFVIQQHAEKAGYSVVREFCGHGIGKVFHEEPQVLHYGRPGTLERLEAGMIFTVEPMINAGRRDIREMGDGWTIKTKDRSLSAQWEHTVLVTETGYEVLTVSAGTPPPPAFIQQATATA from the coding sequence ATGACTTCTATCTCCATTAAAACCGCCGAAGACATCGCGGGCATGCGCATCGCAGGCAAACTTGCCTCCGAGGTGCTCGACTACATTACGCCTTTCGTCAAGGCCGGCGTGACGACCGGGGAGCTGGATCGCTTGTGCCATGAATTCATGACAAACGTGCAAGATTCAATTCCCGCCCCGCTCAATTATTGCCCGCCTGGCTACACGCCCTACCCGAAGGCAATTTGCACCTCGGTCAACGATGTTATCTGCCACGGCATTCCAGGCGACAAGGTATTGAAAACCGGCGACGTCGTAAATCTCGACATTACCATCATCAAAAACGGCTACCACGGCGACACTAGCCGCATGTTCTATGTCGGCGAACCGTCGATCATGGCCAAGCGCCTGGGCGACATCACCTATGAATGCATGTGGCTGGGCATCGCCAAGATCAAACCGGGCGCACATCTGGGCGATATCGGCTTCGTCATTCAGCAGCACGCCGAGAAAGCCGGCTACAGCGTCGTACGCGAATTCTGCGGCCACGGTATCGGCAAGGTATTCCATGAAGAGCCGCAAGTCTTGCATTATGGCCGTCCGGGTACGCTCGAGCGGTTGGAAGCCGGCATGATTTTCACGGTGGAGCCGATGATCAACGCCGGCCGCCGCGATATCCGCGAAATGGGCGACGGCTGGACCATCAAAACCAAGGATCGCAGCCTGTCCGCACAGTGGGAACATACCGTGCTGGTGACCGAAACCGGTTACGAGGTGCTGACCGTATCCGCAGGTACGCCACCTCCGCCTGCCTTCATCCAGCAAGCAACTGCCACTGCCTGA